One region of Labrus mixtus chromosome 1, fLabMix1.1, whole genome shotgun sequence genomic DNA includes:
- the senp8 gene encoding sentrin-specific protease 8: MDPVVLSFQDSLLRRSDVSLLEGPYWLNDQVIGFAFEYFAAKRFGVLGDTITFISPEVTQFIKCASCPDELALFLEPLDLAARHWVFLAVNDNSNQTAGGSHWSLLVYHHKSNHFSHYDSQNGSNSLHARRIASKLEPFLGAGRKAVFVEEPCPSQKNSYDCGMYVICIAEALCEKVTVEGSPRLPVQIITPAYITQKRTEWCRLIQSLAQTDLCCALSFP, encoded by the coding sequence ATGGATCCTGTCGTCTTGAGCTTCCAGGACAGCCTGTTGCGGCGCTCTGATGTGTCCTTACTCGAGGGACCTTATTGGCTCAATGACCAAGTCATTGGTTTTGCTTTTGAATATTTCGCTGCTAAACGCTTCGGAGTCCTGGGAGAcaccatcaccttcatcagCCCAGAGGTCACCCAGTTCATCAAGTGTGCTTCCTGCCCTGATGAGTTAGCCCTTTTTCTGGAGCCACTGGATCTCGCTGCTCGTCACTGGGTCTTTCTCGCTGTTAACGACAACTCTAATCAGACTGCTGGAGGGTCCCACTGGAGCCTCTTGGTCTATCATCACAAGTCCAACCACTTTTCCCATTATGACTCTCAAAACGGCAGCAATTCTCTGCATGCACGGCGTATCGCGAGCAAGCTCGAGCCTTTTCTGGGTGCAGGGAGAAAGGCTGTGTTTGTGGAGGAGCCCTGCCCGTCGCAGAAGAACAGTTATGACTGTGGGATGTATGTTATCTGTATCGCCGAGGCCTTATGTGAGAAGGTTACAGTGGAGGGCTCGCCACGCCTTCCTGTGCAGATCATCACTCCGGCCTACATCACCCAGAAGAGGACTGAATGGTGCAGACTGATCCAGAGTCTGGCTCAGACTGATCTCTGCTGCGCTCTGTCTTTTCCTTAG